In Clostridium swellfunianum, a genomic segment contains:
- the eam gene encoding glutamate 2,3-aminomutase, producing the protein MNGESYKREIALKRAEELRAKIADYCKIKDSILSGLSSVWERKIADKKSKVLGILNASEEQWNNWKWQVANRISDVDLLSQIIELTEDEVEDIKKVQQRYRWGISPYYASLLDEDRLNPARLQCVPTILELNEEGMADPMAEEYTNPAGCITRRYPDRLIINVTNVCPSFCRHCQRRRNIGTIDRHQCREDLEESIRYIRDNSEIRDVLITGGDPLMLSDETLDWLLSELFSIETIDYVRIGTRVLATMPQRITENLLNIFKKYSPLYINTQFNHPIEITREAKAACDKLVNIGIPLGNQAVLLNGINNDKYVMRLLNQQLLKCRVRPYYIFHAKHVIGTTHFNTSVDDGIEIMEYLRGYTSGMAIPAYIVNAPNGNGKTPILPQYIISRGKNYIKIRTWEGKIFDYPNYSTEKLEKLLDKN; encoded by the coding sequence GTGAATGGTGAAAGCTATAAAAGAGAAATTGCACTTAAGCGAGCTGAAGAGTTAAGAGCAAAGATAGCAGATTATTGTAAAATTAAAGATAGTATTCTAAGCGGGTTGTCATCTGTTTGGGAAAGAAAGATTGCGGATAAGAAAAGTAAAGTTTTAGGTATACTTAATGCATCAGAAGAACAGTGGAATAATTGGAAGTGGCAAGTAGCAAATAGGATAAGTGATGTAGATTTGCTATCGCAAATAATTGAATTGACTGAGGATGAAGTAGAAGATATTAAAAAGGTTCAGCAAAGATATAGGTGGGGTATTTCTCCTTATTACGCTTCTTTGCTTGATGAGGATAGGCTTAACCCAGCAAGGCTTCAGTGCGTTCCTACAATACTCGAATTGAATGAAGAAGGCATGGCAGATCCTATGGCTGAAGAATATACAAATCCTGCTGGCTGCATAACTAGAAGATATCCAGACAGGCTTATAATAAATGTTACTAATGTTTGTCCGTCGTTTTGCAGGCACTGTCAAAGGAGAAGAAATATTGGTACCATAGATAGACATCAGTGCCGAGAGGATTTAGAAGAATCTATTAGATATATTAGAGATAATTCAGAAATTAGAGATGTTTTAATTACTGGTGGAGATCCTTTAATGCTATCAGATGAAACCTTAGATTGGTTGCTTAGCGAGCTTTTTTCAATAGAAACAATAGATTATGTCAGGATAGGCACCAGGGTGCTTGCAACTATGCCTCAAAGGATTACAGAGAATCTATTGAACATATTTAAAAAGTATTCACCCTTGTACATTAATACCCAGTTTAATCATCCAATTGAAATAACAAGGGAAGCAAAGGCAGCCTGCGACAAGCTTGTTAATATCGGCATACCTTTAGGAAATCAGGCAGTTCTGCTAAATGGAATAAACAACGATAAATATGTAATGAGGCTATTAAATCAGCAGCTACTAAAATGCAGAGTAAGACCCTATTATATTTTTCACGCTAAGCATGTAATTGGAACTACGCATTTTAACACTTCGGTAGATGATGGTATTGAAATAATGGAGTATTTAAGAGGCTATACCTCGGGCATGGCTATACCTGCTTATATTGTAAATGCTCCAAATGGAAATGGAAAAACTCCGATATTACCTCAGTACATTATATCTAGAGGTAAAAATTATATAAAGATAAGAACTTGGGAAGGGAAGATTTTTGATTATCCCAATTATTCTACTGAAAAGTTAGAAAAACTATTAGATAAAAACTAA
- a CDS encoding DUF4446 family protein produces the protein MEEIMSILNTFQSYILIGLAALVIILFIMILVLFKSISNLEKRYRKFMRGASNKNIEELIVGYLDKIDEVKSNSEKLSISYEELDKRIKGCIQKISVVRYRAFDDVGSDLSFSIALLDENSNGVILTGIYGRHASNTYAKPIDKGISRYDLSEEEQQVLNEAMNKL, from the coding sequence ATGGAAGAAATTATGAGTATATTAAATACTTTTCAGTCCTATATACTTATAGGATTAGCTGCGCTTGTAATAATTTTATTTATAATGATACTGGTTTTATTTAAATCTATCAGTAATCTTGAAAAAAGATATAGAAAGTTTATGCGAGGAGCAAGTAATAAAAACATAGAAGAGCTTATAGTAGGATATTTAGATAAAATTGATGAGGTTAAGAGTAACTCTGAAAAATTATCTATTTCTTATGAAGAATTAGATAAAAGAATTAAAGGTTGTATACAAAAAATATCTGTTGTGAGATACAGAGCATTTGATGATGTGGGAAGTGATTTAAGCTTTTCAATAGCATTGTTAGATGAGAATAGTAATGGTGTGATATTAACAGGAATATATGGAAGACATGCAAGTAATACCTATGCTAAGCCAATAGATAAAGGTATATCAAGATATGACTTGTCAGAAGAAGAACAACAAGTGCTAAACGAAGCTATGAATAAGCTTTAG
- a CDS encoding ParA family protein, with protein sequence MKTICIFNQKGGVGKTTTNINLCSYLALEGYKVLAIDMDPQGNTTSGLGFDKRKIDQSVYDVLTSDVSLKDVIRECQVVNNFYLAPSTMELAGAEVELIAQEKRESILKDKIAELKDEYDFIFIDCPPSLGFLTINALSAADSVLIPIQCEFYALEGVGQLINTIQLVKKSLNKTLEIEGVILTMYDARTNLSNEVVSEVKKYFKEKVYDITIPRNIRLAECPSFGLPIMLYDDKCKGAECYENLAKEFLKRQKGV encoded by the coding sequence TTGAAAACAATATGTATTTTTAATCAAAAAGGCGGAGTTGGTAAGACAACAACGAATATTAACCTATGCTCCTACTTAGCTTTAGAAGGTTACAAGGTATTAGCTATAGATATGGACCCGCAGGGGAATACAACAAGTGGACTTGGTTTTGATAAGAGAAAAATTGATCAGTCAGTATACGATGTGCTAACATCAGATGTTAGTCTGAAGGATGTTATTAGAGAATGTCAGGTAGTTAATAATTTTTACTTAGCGCCATCTACAATGGAACTCGCTGGTGCAGAAGTAGAACTCATAGCTCAAGAGAAAAGAGAAAGTATTCTTAAAGATAAAATAGCTGAGTTAAAAGATGAATATGATTTTATATTTATAGATTGCCCGCCATCTCTAGGGTTCCTAACTATAAATGCGCTAAGCGCAGCTGACTCAGTACTCATTCCTATACAATGTGAATTTTATGCATTAGAAGGTGTTGGACAACTTATTAATACAATACAACTAGTTAAAAAGTCATTAAATAAAACCCTTGAAATTGAAGGGGTTATTCTTACAATGTACGATGCTAGAACTAATCTTTCTAATGAAGTTGTATCAGAAGTTAAAAAGTACTTTAAAGAAAAGGTGTATGATATAACCATTCCAAGAAATATTAGACTCGCAGAATGCCCAAGCTTTGGTTTACCTATTATGTTATACGATGATAAATGTAAAGGTGCAGAGTGTTATGAAAATTTAGCTAAAGAATTTTTAAAACGACAAAAGGGGGTATAA
- a CDS encoding DUF3343 domain-containing protein, with protein MDKYYILTFENTHSAINGESVLKANNIKAIVMPTPTFVTKSCGISLRLTEEEVEKVKPLIAEEKIKVKSAIFKDGSNFREVKLF; from the coding sequence ATGGATAAATACTATATACTAACTTTTGAAAACACCCACAGTGCAATTAACGGAGAAAGTGTTTTAAAAGCTAATAATATTAAGGCAATCGTCATGCCTACACCAACCTTTGTAACTAAGAGCTGTGGCATAAGTCTTAGGCTCACTGAGGAAGAGGTAGAAAAGGTTAAGCCGCTTATAGCAGAGGAAAAGATTAAGGTTAAGTCAGCAATATTTAAAGATGGAAGTAATTTTAGAGAAGTTAAATTGTTTTAA
- a CDS encoding mechanosensitive ion channel family protein, whose protein sequence is MVSLNNIFDAGLELNKGGIGIGNLNITSEQLTYALVKLIRVSAIIILMYLAIKIGSTIIHKFMERQRKSNFKFTLNEKRSKTLEAILKSVLRYAVYFFGIVAIFSQLFSAITLTFAGIGGVAIGFGAQSLVKDIINGFFILFEDQYAVGDYINIEDKGGIVESIELRVTKIRDFNGDLHIIPNGLISKITNHSRGNARVLVDVDIAYEEDVDKAIEVLSGVCEAFKNSSENMVEGPKVVGVTALKDNGLTLRLVGKAKPLTNFDCEVALRKEIKKALTRENIEIPYPKRVYMQK, encoded by the coding sequence ATGGTGAGTTTGAATAATATATTTGATGCAGGTTTGGAGTTAAACAAGGGAGGTATCGGCATAGGAAATCTTAATATAACCTCGGAGCAGCTTACCTATGCATTAGTTAAGTTAATAAGAGTATCAGCAATAATTATATTGATGTATTTAGCAATAAAAATTGGAAGTACAATAATACACAAGTTCATGGAGAGGCAGAGAAAAAGCAATTTTAAATTCACCTTAAATGAAAAAAGAAGCAAGACTCTTGAGGCTATTTTAAAAAGCGTATTAAGATACGCAGTATATTTTTTTGGTATTGTAGCTATATTTTCACAGCTGTTTAGCGCAATTACTTTAACCTTTGCAGGTATCGGAGGTGTGGCAATAGGTTTTGGAGCACAGAGTTTGGTCAAAGATATAATTAACGGTTTCTTTATACTGTTTGAAGATCAGTATGCTGTTGGAGATTATATAAATATAGAAGATAAGGGTGGTATTGTTGAGAGTATAGAGCTTAGGGTTACGAAAATAAGAGATTTTAACGGAGATCTTCACATAATACCTAATGGGCTAATTTCAAAGATTACAAATCATTCTCGAGGCAATGCAAGGGTCTTAGTAGATGTTGATATTGCTTATGAGGAAGATGTTGATAAGGCTATTGAGGTTTTATCAGGTGTCTGTGAGGCTTTTAAAAACAGCAGCGAGAATATGGTGGAAGGACCTAAAGTTGTAGGGGTTACTGCTTTAAAGGACAACGGGTTAACCCTAAGGCTTGTTGGCAAAGCTAAACCACTAACAAACTTTGACTGCGAAGTAGCCCTTAGAAAAGAAATTAAGAAGGCCTTAACAAGAGAAAATATTGAAATACCTTATCCAAAAAGAGTTTATATGCAGAAGTAA
- the yyaC gene encoding spore protease YyaC, translating to MNDKLSIDSRESGSAIKLRDILCNELYPIIKEDRPIVFLCIGTDRSTGDSLGPLVGDKLRFLVRDRIHLYGNLEYPVHAKNLREIIDEIKLQYTNPYIVAIDACLGSLQNIGKIFVEKKPLTPGAAMNKDLPPVGDLSITGIVNISGTLEFMVLQNTRLYTVMTLADVISKGIYHFVLKSIGGRKLEGEKIAVDTLELQL from the coding sequence TTGAACGATAAACTTAGTATAGATTCAAGAGAGAGTGGCTCAGCCATTAAGTTAAGAGATATTCTATGCAATGAATTATATCCTATTATAAAAGAGGACAGACCAATTGTTTTTTTATGTATAGGAACTGACAGGTCTACAGGTGATAGCTTAGGACCATTAGTCGGGGATAAGCTTAGATTTTTAGTTAGAGACCGAATACATCTATATGGGAACTTAGAGTATCCAGTTCATGCTAAGAATCTGCGTGAAATTATTGATGAAATTAAACTTCAATATACTAATCCCTATATAGTTGCAATAGATGCATGTCTTGGAAGTCTTCAAAATATAGGAAAAATATTTGTAGAAAAAAAGCCTCTAACACCCGGAGCTGCCATGAATAAGGATCTTCCTCCTGTTGGAGATTTAAGCATAACTGGAATAGTTAATATATCTGGAACCTTAGAGTTTATGGTACTTCAAAACACTAGACTTTATACTGTAATGACATTAGCAGATGTCATATCAAAAGGGATTTATCATTTTGTTTTAAAATCTATTGGAGGCAGGAAACTTGAAGGTGAAAAAATAGCAGTAGATACCTTAGAATTACAGCTATAA
- the yedF gene encoding sulfurtransferase-like selenium metabolism protein YedF: MNMIDCKGLRCPQPVINTKKYFDSIEKGEAEVIVDNEVAKNNISKFCQSNNLKFAVDEKEGLYYIKITKEDCNCEVMDFDDKNLVILVASDKLGEGDDTLGATLMKSYMYALSESDKLPTDLLFLNGGVKLVAEGSAVLDSLNKLQERGVNIASCGICLDYYGIKEKLAVGEITNMYTIIEKMNTASNTIKL, translated from the coding sequence ATGAACATGATAGATTGCAAAGGGCTAAGATGCCCACAGCCAGTTATAAATACTAAGAAATATTTTGATTCAATAGAAAAAGGTGAGGCAGAAGTTATAGTTGATAATGAGGTAGCTAAGAATAATATATCAAAGTTCTGCCAAAGTAATAATCTAAAATTTGCAGTAGATGAAAAAGAAGGACTTTATTACATTAAAATAACAAAAGAAGACTGTAATTGTGAAGTTATGGACTTTGATGATAAAAATTTAGTTATATTAGTTGCAAGTGATAAACTTGGAGAAGGTGATGATACCTTAGGTGCAACACTGATGAAAAGCTACATGTATGCTCTTTCTGAAAGCGATAAGCTTCCAACAGATTTATTGTTTTTAAATGGGGGAGTAAAGCTTGTAGCAGAAGGATCAGCGGTTTTAGATAGCTTAAATAAGCTTCAGGAAAGAGGAGTTAACATAGCAAGCTGTGGAATATGCTTAGACTACTATGGAATAAAGGAAAAATTAGCTGTTGGAGAGATAACAAATATGTATACTATAATAGAAAAGATGAACACAGCATCAAATACAATAAAGCTTTAA
- a CDS encoding aminotransferase class V-fold PLP-dependent enzyme, with the protein MRIYLDNAATTFPKPPAVYSSVMNYMMNIGANPGRGGHAASLEGSRVVFKCREALMNLFSFDKIENVIFTSNITASLNILIKSIVKDGWHIITTSMEHNSVLRPLSSLQNSKNIEVDILECSKDGILDVEIFKNKIKSNTKLVIMSHASNVVGSIQPLEAIGKVCKSHGVYFIIDSAQTAGVVPLDFYKLNLSALAFTGHKGLLAPQGIGGFLISDELNQEAEVFIEGGTGSLSESILQPTFLPDKFESGTMNTPGIAGLLEGINYINSEGIAAVREREEYLTQKFLDAVLNMKDVAVYGTRNSKNMTATISINSTRINNAELGYILDNEYGIMTRTGLHCAPLAHKTIGTFPEGTLRLSFGPFNELSDINYAINSLYNILERK; encoded by the coding sequence ATGAGAATTTATCTAGACAATGCAGCTACAACCTTTCCAAAACCTCCTGCTGTATATTCTTCTGTTATGAACTATATGATGAATATTGGTGCAAACCCAGGTCGTGGCGGCCATGCAGCTTCTCTTGAAGGAAGCAGAGTTGTTTTTAAGTGCAGAGAAGCTCTAATGAATTTATTTAGCTTTGATAAAATTGAAAATGTTATATTTACATCAAATATAACAGCCTCCTTAAATATACTTATAAAAAGCATCGTAAAGGATGGTTGGCATATTATTACTACCTCAATGGAACATAACTCTGTTCTAAGACCTCTTAGCAGTCTTCAAAACAGCAAAAATATTGAGGTTGATATACTGGAATGTTCAAAAGACGGTATTTTAGACGTTGAAATATTTAAAAACAAAATAAAAAGTAACACAAAACTCGTTATAATGTCACATGCTTCTAATGTTGTTGGAAGTATTCAGCCTTTAGAAGCTATAGGGAAAGTATGTAAGAGCCATGGTGTTTATTTTATAATCGATAGTGCTCAAACTGCAGGAGTTGTGCCTTTAGATTTTTATAAGCTTAATCTAAGTGCTTTAGCTTTTACTGGCCATAAAGGGCTCTTAGCTCCACAAGGCATTGGAGGCTTTTTAATATCTGATGAACTGAATCAGGAAGCTGAAGTGTTTATTGAAGGGGGAACTGGAAGTCTTTCAGAAAGTATACTTCAACCTACCTTTTTGCCTGACAAATTTGAAAGCGGAACTATGAATACTCCTGGTATTGCTGGGCTTCTTGAGGGAATCAATTATATAAATTCTGAAGGGATAGCAGCTGTAAGAGAAAGAGAAGAATATCTAACTCAGAAATTTTTAGATGCTGTGCTTAATATGAAGGATGTAGCTGTATATGGCACTAGAAATTCTAAGAATATGACTGCTACAATTTCTATCAATTCAACGAGAATAAATAATGCTGAGCTTGGCTATATTTTAGATAACGAGTATGGAATTATGACTAGAACTGGCCTTCACTGTGCTCCTCTTGCTCATAAAACTATTGGAACCTTCCCTGAAGGTACTTTGCGCCTTAGCTTTGGACCATTCAATGAATTAAGTGACATTAATTATGCCATAAATAGCCTTTACAATATTTTAGAAAGGAAGTGA
- a CDS encoding YkuS family protein produces the protein MTICVSVDLNYIRDELINRGYHIVSNTNVPCDVIICDLKNGGLVNLNVQSNAKREGTLIIDSGSKNIDEIEYILNNRVYSSLF, from the coding sequence ATGACAATATGCGTATCTGTTGACTTAAATTATATTAGAGATGAATTAATAAATAGAGGTTATCATATTGTATCCAATACTAATGTGCCCTGTGATGTTATTATATGTGATCTCAAAAATGGTGGATTAGTTAATTTAAATGTTCAAAGCAATGCAAAAAGAGAAGGGACACTAATAATTGATTCAGGGAGCAAAAATATAGATGAAATCGAATATATTTTAAACAACAGAGTATATAGTTCATTGTTTTAA
- the rpsF gene encoding 30S ribosomal protein S6 gives MRKYETIFILHPSLDEEAVKANIEKFKGVIENGGGTIDNVDFWGKRKLAYEINKINEGFYTLVNFSANSDLPKELDRVFRITDGVIRHIIIKEEK, from the coding sequence ATGAGAAAGTATGAAACTATATTCATATTACACCCATCATTAGACGAGGAAGCTGTTAAAGCTAACATTGAAAAGTTTAAAGGTGTAATAGAGAATGGTGGAGGAACTATTGATAATGTTGATTTCTGGGGTAAGAGAAAGCTTGCTTACGAAATAAACAAAATCAATGAAGGTTTCTATACTCTTGTAAACTTCAGTGCAAATTCAGACTTACCTAAAGAATTAGACAGAGTCTTCAGAATTACTGATGGTGTTATAAGACATATCATAATCAAAGAAGAGAAATAG
- the noc gene encoding nucleoid occlusion protein has product MEKSICYISPELISPNIYQPRKHFNEETIEELAQSISVYGIIQPLSVRKLGGDRYELVAGERRLRAAKKLGLSEVPVILIDITDKDSAAIALLENLQREDLNFMEEAEAYYNLIKDHDYTQEQLAEVIGKKQSTIANKIRLLKLDTEVRAILLENKLTERHARALLKLPSPELQVKILKLVLAKNLNVKKTEELIEKELLKLTHQEVAADGKKRIKGVFSPKVYINTVRQVFDKYGINAQYASKDLDDFIEITVKIPKK; this is encoded by the coding sequence ATGGAAAAAAGTATTTGTTATATATCTCCTGAACTTATTTCACCAAATATTTATCAGCCGAGAAAGCATTTCAATGAAGAAACTATTGAAGAATTAGCTCAATCAATCAGTGTGTATGGAATCATACAACCGCTTTCAGTTAGAAAGCTTGGTGGAGACAGGTATGAGCTAGTTGCTGGGGAAAGAAGGTTAAGAGCTGCTAAAAAGCTAGGCTTGTCGGAGGTTCCGGTTATATTAATAGATATAACTGACAAAGATTCTGCAGCAATAGCGCTTCTTGAAAATCTTCAAAGAGAGGATTTAAATTTTATGGAGGAAGCTGAAGCTTACTATAACTTAATAAAGGATCATGATTATACTCAAGAACAGCTTGCTGAAGTTATAGGAAAAAAACAATCTACTATTGCAAATAAGATCAGATTGTTAAAGCTTGATACTGAAGTTAGAGCAATATTACTTGAAAACAAGTTAACTGAAAGACATGCTAGAGCGTTACTTAAACTTCCTTCACCAGAACTTCAAGTTAAAATATTGAAGCTTGTTTTGGCTAAAAACCTTAACGTAAAAAAGACAGAAGAGTTAATTGAAAAAGAATTATTAAAGCTAACACATCAAGAAGTTGCAGCTGATGGTAAAAAGAGAATTAAGGGTGTATTTTCACCAAAGGTTTACATAAATACTGTAAGACAAGTTTTTGATAAGTATGGAATCAATGCCCAATATGCATCTAAGGATTTAGATGATTTTATTGAGATTACAGTAAAAATACCTAAAAAATAA
- the ytvI gene encoding sporulation integral membrane protein YtvI, translating into MEKLFEKFDKLIVFFVLYTITIIVFAKTLGYTLPFVLAFIFAMILQRPTKYLVKKFKMKNFLASIITVITFFAIITSLLTVAITSLITELVQLGKNAQVYIANNTPLLYKYFDIVREYYTNLDPTIAQTIEQNLTKSISTLPDIAKTTAGVILSSVLNFVGSVPYIIMVILFTLLATYFFTRDMTSAKNKMLHILPSENSSKMLHIVNEAKKMLGGYVFSYAFIIFCTFLETLIGFSILGIKYAVLLSVVSAFVDVLPVLGVGSVYVPLAIFHFISGKPVLGFGILILYALVFIIRQILEPRILSSSLGLHPVAVLAAIFIGLKANGVAGMFFCMFLVVFYTIFKKVNVI; encoded by the coding sequence TTGGAAAAGCTCTTTGAAAAATTTGATAAGCTTATTGTGTTTTTTGTTCTTTATACTATTACAATAATAGTATTTGCCAAAACTTTAGGGTACACATTACCTTTCGTACTAGCTTTCATTTTTGCAATGATACTTCAGCGGCCAACAAAATATTTAGTAAAAAAGTTCAAAATGAAAAACTTTTTAGCATCTATTATTACTGTTATTACATTCTTTGCAATTATAACCTCACTGCTAACAGTAGCAATAACTTCTCTAATTACGGAATTAGTTCAATTAGGAAAAAACGCTCAAGTATATATTGCTAATAATACTCCTCTTCTATACAAGTACTTTGATATAGTTAGAGAGTATTATACTAATTTAGATCCAACTATAGCTCAAACTATTGAACAAAACCTGACAAAATCTATTAGTACCTTGCCAGATATAGCAAAGACAACTGCTGGTGTAATCTTATCAAGCGTACTTAACTTTGTTGGTTCTGTACCGTATATTATAATGGTTATACTATTTACCTTACTGGCAACATACTTTTTCACAAGAGATATGACATCTGCCAAAAATAAAATGTTGCATATACTACCATCTGAAAACAGCAGCAAAATGCTTCATATAGTTAATGAAGCAAAAAAAATGCTTGGTGGTTATGTATTCTCATATGCTTTTATTATATTTTGTACCTTTTTAGAAACTTTAATTGGTTTTTCAATTCTTGGAATAAAATATGCTGTACTTTTAAGTGTGGTTTCTGCTTTTGTTGATGTACTCCCTGTTCTAGGTGTTGGCAGCGTATATGTACCTCTAGCAATATTCCACTTTATATCTGGAAAGCCTGTTCTTGGGTTTGGTATTCTTATACTTTATGCTTTAGTATTTATTATAAGGCAAATCCTTGAGCCTAGAATACTTTCTTCCTCTCTTGGGCTGCATCCGGTAGCCGTACTTGCAGCAATATTTATTGGTCTAAAGGCAAATGGAGTTGCTGGAATGTTCTTTTGTATGTTTCTTGTAGTATTTTACACTATATTTAAAAAAGTTAATGTAATATAG
- a CDS encoding single-stranded DNA-binding protein, with protein MNKVVLIGRLTKDPELKFTPGTGTAVATFTLAVDRRLPNKNGQREADFVPIVVWGKQAESTANYMSKGKLMGVSGRIQTRSYDAKDGSKRYVTEIVAEEVQFLEWGNGNGSQGGSPQPNRAASQQGNSGFPGMDFSGSIYEDEMTPVDDGDIPF; from the coding sequence GTGAATAAAGTAGTTTTAATTGGTAGACTTACTAAGGATCCGGAGCTTAAATTTACTCCAGGAACCGGAACTGCTGTTGCCACCTTTACTTTGGCTGTTGATAGGAGACTTCCTAACAAAAACGGTCAAAGAGAAGCTGACTTTGTACCAATAGTTGTTTGGGGAAAGCAGGCTGAATCTACAGCTAATTACATGAGCAAAGGAAAGCTTATGGGGGTTAGCGGTAGAATACAGACTAGATCCTACGACGCTAAAGATGGTAGTAAAAGATATGTTACAGAGATAGTTGCTGAGGAAGTACAATTCCTTGAGTGGGGTAATGGAAACGGAAGCCAAGGCGGAAGTCCACAACCTAACAGAGCAGCATCACAACAAGGTAATTCAGGTTTTCCAGGAATGGACTTTAGTGGGTCCATTTATGAAGATGAAATGACTCCAGTTGATGATGGAGACATTCCGTTCTAA
- a CDS encoding ParB/RepB/Spo0J family partition protein yields MSKKFGLGKGLGALIPEEESSIDDNAVMKIEMNLIKANENQPRKNFDEEKIEQLAESIKEHGVVQPIVLKKEGNTYTIVAGERRWRASKSIGLKEIPAVVMDLTDKQVLEISLIENIQREDLNPIEEAIAYRKLIEEFELTQEELSKRIGKSRTAVTNCLRLLNLDERVQDYLIDGVITEGHGRTLLAILDKDIQYSFAQKIIDESLNVRDTEKLIKSLGKEKKVNKQQQNIYHTDIKDRLENYFGTKVSLVSKKNKGKIEIEYYSEEDLQRILDILELQ; encoded by the coding sequence TTGAGTAAAAAGTTTGGTTTGGGTAAGGGGCTCGGGGCATTAATACCTGAAGAAGAAAGCTCTATAGATGATAATGCAGTAATGAAAATAGAGATGAATTTGATAAAGGCTAACGAAAATCAACCTAGAAAAAACTTTGACGAAGAGAAGATTGAGCAATTAGCTGAATCAATAAAAGAACATGGTGTAGTACAGCCTATTGTGCTCAAAAAAGAAGGTAATACATATACAATAGTAGCAGGTGAAAGAAGATGGAGAGCTTCTAAAAGCATTGGGCTAAAGGAAATACCTGCTGTAGTAATGGATTTAACTGATAAACAGGTCTTAGAAATATCATTAATTGAAAATATCCAAAGAGAAGACTTAAATCCGATTGAAGAAGCTATTGCATATAGGAAGCTTATAGAAGAATTTGAGTTAACTCAAGAGGAATTAAGTAAAAGAATAGGTAAATCTAGAACTGCTGTTACTAACTGCCTAAGGCTTTTGAATCTAGATGAAAGAGTTCAAGATTACCTTATTGATGGAGTAATAACCGAAGGCCATGGAAGAACCTTGCTTGCAATTTTAGATAAGGATATTCAATACAGTTTTGCTCAAAAAATAATAGATGAAAGTCTGAATGTTAGAGATACTGAAAAGTTAATTAAGTCTCTTGGAAAAGAAAAAAAAGTTAACAAACAACAGCAAAATATTTATCATACAGATATTAAGGATAGGTTAGAAAATTATTTTGGAACAAAGGTATCTTTAGTTAGCAAGAAAAATAAAGGGAAAATTGAAATAGAATATTATTCTGAAGAAGATTTGCAAAGAATATTAGATATATTAGAATTGCAATAA
- the rpsR gene encoding 30S ribosomal protein S18, with amino-acid sequence MRRARKKVCAFCSDKATHIDYKDVMKLRKYVTERGKILPRRISGNCAKHQRALTQAIKVARNIALLPFTTE; translated from the coding sequence ATGAGAAGAGCTAGAAAGAAAGTTTGTGCTTTCTGCTCTGATAAAGCTACTCATATAGATTACAAAGATGTAATGAAGCTAAGAAAGTACGTTACTGAAAGAGGAAAGATTCTTCCAAGAAGAATTTCCGGTAACTGTGCTAAGCACCAAAGAGCGCTTACTCAAGCAATCAAGGTTGCTAGAAACATAGCTTTACTACCATTCACAACAGAATAA
- a CDS encoding DUF951 domain-containing protein: MAKVFYLGDIVEMKKVHPCGSKNWEVVRLGADIKIKCCGCGRLIMLERSKFEKDVKKIIKQNIPEENA, encoded by the coding sequence GTGGCAAAAGTATTTTACCTAGGTGATATAGTGGAAATGAAAAAAGTTCATCCTTGTGGCAGCAAGAACTGGGAAGTTGTGAGACTAGGCGCAGATATTAAAATAAAGTGCTGTGGTTGCGGCAGGCTAATTATGCTTGAGAGAAGCAAATTTGAAAAAGATGTTAAAAAAATAATTAAACAGAATATTCCTGAAGAAAATGCTTGA